From Penicillium psychrofluorescens genome assembly, chromosome: 1, one genomic window encodes:
- a CDS encoding uncharacterized protein (ID:PFLUO_002087-T1.cds;~source:funannotate), with amino-acid sequence MPGVSSAPLANNCSAQNLAYNCVCSNNLSPNASQYSETIPYFVCTEHNNQCVNACASGDSICQSDCRTQNPCGAQAPTRVNITTATTTHATSATSAFVTNTMVGDATGAAPKLVSVETSHVYGLCILVAGFVAGFAALL; translated from the exons ATGCCCGGCGTCTCGTCAGCTCCGCTGGCCAACAACTGCTCTGCG CAAAATCTCGCCTACAACTGCGTTTGTAGCAACAACCTCTCCCCGAACGCATCGCAGTACTCCGAGACGATCCCCTACTTCGTCTGCACCGAGCACAACAACCAGTGCGTAAATGCCTGCGCCTCCGGTGACTCCATCTGCCAGTCCGACTGCCGGACTCAGAACCCATGTGGTGCGCAGGCTCCAACTCGTGTCAACATCACTACTGCTACCACAACCCACGCTACTAGCGCCACCTCGGCCTTCGTGACCAACACCATGGTGGGCGATGCTACTGGTGCTGCGCCCAAGCTAGTTTCAGTGGAGACTAGCCATGTTTATGGGCTTTGCATTTTGGTTGCTGGGTTTGTTGCTGGATTTGCGGCTCTTTTGTGA
- a CDS encoding uncharacterized protein (ID:PFLUO_002088-T1.cds;~source:funannotate) produces the protein MGDRPTALIIGASRGIGRQVAIDLAKNDYAVMLAAKTTSDAYKTKPFPPDPNSSQSTINTVAREIHEAGGSAACIAVDVRDAAQIQRAVDETVRTFGKLDVLVYNSGAIWWSSVEDTPLKRFKLMQQVNPEGLYATIQATLPQFQKNGWKGRIVVVSPPIYSRFFRGKTAYAMGKVGMSVLVKGLAMDFVRQGHSGMAVTSIWPASSIESAATEHNRASDPSHKKDLRKPAIFSDAILGMLRAPPAKVNGLLDTDEDFLREKCGVTDFSKYSVVPGSTPRRIMPEKFPVLEVAEQDDEGQRMDSTKLRAKM, from the exons ATGGGTGACCGACCTACTGCTCTGATCATCGGCGCATCTCGCGGCATCGGTCGCCAAGTCGCCATTGATCTAGCCAAGAACGACTACGCTG TAATGCTGGCCGCCAAAACCACCTCGGATGCATACAAAACCAAACCATTCCCACCGGATCCTAATTCCTCGCAGTCAACAATCAACACGGTAGCGCGGGAGATCCACGAAGCTGGCGGAAGCGCCGCCTGCATCGCCGTGGACGTGCGCGACGCAGCACAGATCCAGCGCGCAGTCGATGAGACGGTGCGGACTTTTGGAAAACTGGATGTCCTGGTTTACAACTCCGGGGCAATCTGGTGGTCGTCTGTAGAGGATACGCCACTCAAACGATTTAAGCTGATGCAGCAAGTCAATCCCGAGGGATTGTATGCGACTATTCAGGCGACTTTACCGCAGTTTCAGAAGAATGGATGGAAAGGGAGAATTGTGGTTGTCTCGCCACCGATTTATTCGCGGTTCTTTCGGGGAAAGACGGCGTATGCAATGG GCAAGGTTGGAATGAGTGTTCTCGTCAAGGGTCTCGCCATGGATTTTGTGCGTCAGGGTCATAGTGGGATGGCTGTGACGAGTATCTGGCCTGCATCG TCGATTGAGTCAGCCGCAACAGAACACAACAGAGCCTCGGATCCCTCTCACAAGAAGGATCTAAGAAAGCCG GCAATTTTCTCCGATGCTATCCTGGGCATGCTACGTGCACCTCCAGCTAAAGTGAATGGGCTGCTAGACACAGACGAAGATTTTCTTCGTGAAAAGTGTGGCGTGACTGATTTCTCAAAATACTCGGTAGTGCCCGGGTCGACGCCTCGGCGGATCATGCCGGAGAAGTTCCCGGTTTTGGAGGTTGCAGAACAAGACGATGAAGGACAGCGGATGGATAGTACGAAGTTGAGAGCGAAGATGTAA
- a CDS encoding uncharacterized protein (ID:PFLUO_002089-T1.cds;~source:funannotate), with the protein MDTTLPDAFAPPQSSSSAAQGNEVPEDTANVNGAAPFVKVDDPPKFDLESYIANYTGRTRFDRLYLIGTCSTLLSTDALKVAVAEAKSGKDVGRYEKAVRALSEVAPNEPDAKLDLAWVKDTQRRVRAEGDRLELELRGYKNNLIKESIRMGNEELGTHYHQTGDSVSASKAYSRMRDYCTTPNHIASMLFKLINVAVERGEWLSVQSNVHRLRNAQSKPEDQAKNQPKISAALGLAQMHSGSFLEAANSFLLTDPSLGDTYNETITPNDIAVYGGLCALASMDRVELQRRVLENNSFRNFLELEPHIRRAITFFCNSKFRLCLDILDAYRADYLLDLHLQRHVSALYSHIRTKSIEQYLVPFSRVTLESMATVFAPEVVGGEARPTSATSPFVQELIRLIKDGVLDARIDLEKGVLVSNETDLRTEVQQNTLESLRSFNEKAHMRILRTSVLHAGLEVRSHDRKEGPPLAKGLAGRLSRGAGILG; encoded by the exons atggacaCAACATTGCCTGATGCCTTTGCTCCCCCGCAATCAAGCTCTTCTGCTGCACAAGGAAATGAAGTCCCTGAGGATACCGCGAACGTCAATGGAGCTGCTCCCTTCGTCAAAGTCGATG ATCCCCCAAAGTTTGATCTAGAGTCATACATCGCAAATTACACCG GCCGAACCCGATTCGATCGTCTCTATCTCATTGGCACCTGCTCCACCTTGCTATCCACCGACGCGCTCAAAGTCGCGGTTGCCGAAGCCAAGTCCGGAAAAGATGTTGGTCGTTACGAAAAAGCAGTCCGTGCCCTGTCGGAGGTGGCTCCGAATGAGCCTGACGCCAAGCTGGACTTGGCGTGGGTAAAGGACACTCAGCGACGGGTGAGGGCCGAGGGCGATCGGCTGGAACTCGAACTGCGAGGATACAAGAACAACTTGATCAAGGAGAGCATACGG ATGGGCAATGAAGAATTGGGAACTCACTACCACCAGACGGGAGACTCTGTCTCAGCGTCGAAAGCGTATTCCCGCATGAGGGACTACTGCACGACACCAAACCATATCGCCTCTATGCTGTTCAAACTAATCAATGTGGCGGTTGAGCGTGGGGAGTGGCTGAGTGTGCAGTCCAACGTGCACCGACTGCGCAACGCTCAATCCAAACCGGAAGACCAAGCCAAGAATCAGCCCAAGATTTCCGCCGCTCTTGGTCTGGCACAGATGCATTCCGGATCGTTCCTCGAGGCTGCGAATAGCTTCTTATTGACCGATCCGTCTCTGGGCGACACCTATAACGAAACCATCACCCCGAACGACATCGCTGTGTATGGTGGCTTATGCGCGCTAGCTTCCATGGACCGAGTCGAACTTCAACGGCGCGTGCTGGAAAACAATTCTTTCCGCAACTTCCTTGAATTGGAGCCGCATATTCGTCGTGCGatcaccttcttctgcaaTTCTAAATTCCGGCTCTGTCTAGATATCCTCGATGCCTACCGGGCTGATTaccttctcgatctccatcttcagcgcCATGTTAGCGCTCTGTACTCCCACATCCGCACCAAGTCTATTGAGCAGTATCTAGTTCCCTTCAGCCGCGTGACTCTCGAGTCTATGGCCACCGTCTTTGCTCCCGAGGTTGTCGGCGGAGAGGCTCGACCAACCAGTGCGACCTCACCTTTCGTGCAGGAACTCATCCGTCTCATCAAGGACGGCGTGCTGGATGCTCGAattgatctggagaaagggGTTTTAGTCTCGAACGAGACTGATCTGCGAACAGAAGTGCAGCAAAACACGCTCGAGAGCCTGCGCAGCTTTAATGAAAAGGCTCACATGCGGATCCTGCGCACCAGTGTCCTTCATGCCGGTCTCGAGGTTCGTTCTCATGATAGAAAGGAAGGTCCACCATTGGCAAAGGGACTGGCAGGGAGACTCTCCCGCGGCGCCGGCATACTTGGTTAG